A genome region from Oncorhynchus gorbuscha isolate QuinsamMale2020 ecotype Even-year linkage group LG26, OgorEven_v1.0, whole genome shotgun sequence includes the following:
- the LOC124015118 gene encoding glycoprotein-N-acetylgalactosamine 3-beta-galactosyltransferase 1-like isoform X1: MWIPFYSIYFYAFNPVRKVKSRLIIFDKLGPGLCPRCSMAPSSGPFTVSPNQSIGGQCVCRGGVQLTVTSGHCSVSGRQRMIMSKSPSKPSRLLDFMFCAGFVLGFCLCFMAIAYYKAYQISQETVPLSSRTSSLLGELPSVHHSAVATNASVLSPLPPSPTRSSGRLLCWVLTSPQTLWIRAKHIVNTWGPRCDTLLFMSSKPDLLFPGTVLALATEEGRANLYNKTMAAFNLLHDGYLDKADWFLKADDDTYVIVENLRLLLSRFSPDKPVYLGRRFRRFVHQGYMSGGAGYVLSRESVRRYVRALHHGTCTQSTSAEDLLLGFCLQKLGVPAGDSRDHQHRETFHPLWLGRLLCTEDILPKWFHQYNYYPSKVGPDCCSNSSVSFHYVEPVRMYMLDYFLYHLSPVGGHNPKLGETREE; the protein is encoded by the exons ATGTGGATACCTTTCTATTCAATAtatttctatgcatttaatccTGTACGAAAGGTGAAATCCAGATTGATAATTTTTGATAAACTGGGCCCAGGATTGTGTCCAAGGTGCTCCATGGCACCATCTAGTGGTCCATTTACTGTGTCCCCAAATCAATCAATTGGTGGGCAGTGCGTCTGCAGGGGTGGTGTCCAATTAACCGTCACATCAGGTCATTGTTCTGTTTCTGGAAGGCAGAGG ATGATTATGTCGAAGTCCCCTTCAAAGCCTTCCAGGCTCTTGGATTTTATGTTCTGTGCTGGCTTTGTGTTGgggttctgtctctgtttcatGGCCATTGCTTACTACAAAGCATATCAGATCTCTCAGGAGACAGTGCCCTTGTCCTCACGGACCAGCAGCCTCTTGGGTGAGCTTCCTTCAG tgcaccACTCTGCTGTTGCCACTAATGCCTCAGTCCTCTCACCTttgcccccctcccccacccgcTCTTCGGGTCGACTGCTCTGCTGGGTGTTGACCTCACCCCAGACTCTGTGGATCAGAGCTAAACACATAGTGAACACCTGGGGGCCTCGCTGTGACACACTGCTCTTCATGAGCTCTAAGCCGGACCTCCTGTTCCCTGGGACCGTGCTGGCTCTGGCAACAGAGGAGGGACGGGCCAACCTGTACAATAAGACCATGGCCGCTTTCAACTTACTGCATGACGG TTACCTAGACAAGGCTGACTGGTTCCTCAAAGCTGATGATGACACCTATGTAATTGTGGAAAACTTGCGTCTGCTCCTGTCTCGGTTCAGCCCAGACAAGCCTGTGTATCTGGGCAGACGTTTTCGCCGCTTTGTCCATCAAGGCTACATGAGTGGTGGTGCTGGCTATGTACTGAGCCGCGAGTCTGTGAGACGCTACGTCAGGGCCCTGCACCATGGAACCTGCACCCAGTCCACCTCTGCAGAGGACCTACTACTGGGCTTCTGCCTCCAGAAGCTGGGAGTCCCGGCAGGGGACTCTAGAGACCACCAACACAGGGAAACCTTCCACCCCCTGTGGCTGGGTAGACTTCTCTGTACCGAAGATATACTGCCCAAATGGTTCCACCAGTACAACTATTACCCTTCCAAAGTG gGTCCAGACTGTTGCTCCAATTCATCTGTATCCTTCCATTACGTTGAGCCAGTCAGAATGTACATGCTAGATTACTTCCTGTACCATCTCAGTCCAGTGGGGGGCCACAACCCAAAGCTGGGTGAGACCAGAGAGGAATAA
- the LOC124015118 gene encoding glycoprotein-N-acetylgalactosamine 3-beta-galactosyltransferase 1-like isoform X2 → MWIPFYSIYFYAFNPVRKVKSRLIIFDKLGPGLCPRCSMAPSSGPFTVSPNQSIGGQCVCRGGVQLTVTSGHCSVSGRQRMIMSKSPSKPSRLLDFMFCAGFVLGFCLCFMAIAYYKAYQISQETVPLSSRTSSLLVHHSAVATNASVLSPLPPSPTRSSGRLLCWVLTSPQTLWIRAKHIVNTWGPRCDTLLFMSSKPDLLFPGTVLALATEEGRANLYNKTMAAFNLLHDGYLDKADWFLKADDDTYVIVENLRLLLSRFSPDKPVYLGRRFRRFVHQGYMSGGAGYVLSRESVRRYVRALHHGTCTQSTSAEDLLLGFCLQKLGVPAGDSRDHQHRETFHPLWLGRLLCTEDILPKWFHQYNYYPSKVGPDCCSNSSVSFHYVEPVRMYMLDYFLYHLSPVGGHNPKLGETREE, encoded by the exons ATGTGGATACCTTTCTATTCAATAtatttctatgcatttaatccTGTACGAAAGGTGAAATCCAGATTGATAATTTTTGATAAACTGGGCCCAGGATTGTGTCCAAGGTGCTCCATGGCACCATCTAGTGGTCCATTTACTGTGTCCCCAAATCAATCAATTGGTGGGCAGTGCGTCTGCAGGGGTGGTGTCCAATTAACCGTCACATCAGGTCATTGTTCTGTTTCTGGAAGGCAGAGG ATGATTATGTCGAAGTCCCCTTCAAAGCCTTCCAGGCTCTTGGATTTTATGTTCTGTGCTGGCTTTGTGTTGgggttctgtctctgtttcatGGCCATTGCTTACTACAAAGCATATCAGATCTCTCAGGAGACAGTGCCCTTGTCCTCACGGACCAGCAGCCTCTTGG tgcaccACTCTGCTGTTGCCACTAATGCCTCAGTCCTCTCACCTttgcccccctcccccacccgcTCTTCGGGTCGACTGCTCTGCTGGGTGTTGACCTCACCCCAGACTCTGTGGATCAGAGCTAAACACATAGTGAACACCTGGGGGCCTCGCTGTGACACACTGCTCTTCATGAGCTCTAAGCCGGACCTCCTGTTCCCTGGGACCGTGCTGGCTCTGGCAACAGAGGAGGGACGGGCCAACCTGTACAATAAGACCATGGCCGCTTTCAACTTACTGCATGACGG TTACCTAGACAAGGCTGACTGGTTCCTCAAAGCTGATGATGACACCTATGTAATTGTGGAAAACTTGCGTCTGCTCCTGTCTCGGTTCAGCCCAGACAAGCCTGTGTATCTGGGCAGACGTTTTCGCCGCTTTGTCCATCAAGGCTACATGAGTGGTGGTGCTGGCTATGTACTGAGCCGCGAGTCTGTGAGACGCTACGTCAGGGCCCTGCACCATGGAACCTGCACCCAGTCCACCTCTGCAGAGGACCTACTACTGGGCTTCTGCCTCCAGAAGCTGGGAGTCCCGGCAGGGGACTCTAGAGACCACCAACACAGGGAAACCTTCCACCCCCTGTGGCTGGGTAGACTTCTCTGTACCGAAGATATACTGCCCAAATGGTTCCACCAGTACAACTATTACCCTTCCAAAGTG gGTCCAGACTGTTGCTCCAATTCATCTGTATCCTTCCATTACGTTGAGCCAGTCAGAATGTACATGCTAGATTACTTCCTGTACCATCTCAGTCCAGTGGGGGGCCACAACCCAAAGCTGGGTGAGACCAGAGAGGAATAA
- the LOC124015118 gene encoding glycoprotein-N-acetylgalactosamine 3-beta-galactosyltransferase 1-like isoform X3, which translates to MIMSKSPSKPSRLLDFMFCAGFVLGFCLCFMAIAYYKAYQISQETVPLSSRTSSLLGELPSVHHSAVATNASVLSPLPPSPTRSSGRLLCWVLTSPQTLWIRAKHIVNTWGPRCDTLLFMSSKPDLLFPGTVLALATEEGRANLYNKTMAAFNLLHDGYLDKADWFLKADDDTYVIVENLRLLLSRFSPDKPVYLGRRFRRFVHQGYMSGGAGYVLSRESVRRYVRALHHGTCTQSTSAEDLLLGFCLQKLGVPAGDSRDHQHRETFHPLWLGRLLCTEDILPKWFHQYNYYPSKVGPDCCSNSSVSFHYVEPVRMYMLDYFLYHLSPVGGHNPKLGETREE; encoded by the exons ATGATTATGTCGAAGTCCCCTTCAAAGCCTTCCAGGCTCTTGGATTTTATGTTCTGTGCTGGCTTTGTGTTGgggttctgtctctgtttcatGGCCATTGCTTACTACAAAGCATATCAGATCTCTCAGGAGACAGTGCCCTTGTCCTCACGGACCAGCAGCCTCTTGGGTGAGCTTCCTTCAG tgcaccACTCTGCTGTTGCCACTAATGCCTCAGTCCTCTCACCTttgcccccctcccccacccgcTCTTCGGGTCGACTGCTCTGCTGGGTGTTGACCTCACCCCAGACTCTGTGGATCAGAGCTAAACACATAGTGAACACCTGGGGGCCTCGCTGTGACACACTGCTCTTCATGAGCTCTAAGCCGGACCTCCTGTTCCCTGGGACCGTGCTGGCTCTGGCAACAGAGGAGGGACGGGCCAACCTGTACAATAAGACCATGGCCGCTTTCAACTTACTGCATGACGG TTACCTAGACAAGGCTGACTGGTTCCTCAAAGCTGATGATGACACCTATGTAATTGTGGAAAACTTGCGTCTGCTCCTGTCTCGGTTCAGCCCAGACAAGCCTGTGTATCTGGGCAGACGTTTTCGCCGCTTTGTCCATCAAGGCTACATGAGTGGTGGTGCTGGCTATGTACTGAGCCGCGAGTCTGTGAGACGCTACGTCAGGGCCCTGCACCATGGAACCTGCACCCAGTCCACCTCTGCAGAGGACCTACTACTGGGCTTCTGCCTCCAGAAGCTGGGAGTCCCGGCAGGGGACTCTAGAGACCACCAACACAGGGAAACCTTCCACCCCCTGTGGCTGGGTAGACTTCTCTGTACCGAAGATATACTGCCCAAATGGTTCCACCAGTACAACTATTACCCTTCCAAAGTG gGTCCAGACTGTTGCTCCAATTCATCTGTATCCTTCCATTACGTTGAGCCAGTCAGAATGTACATGCTAGATTACTTCCTGTACCATCTCAGTCCAGTGGGGGGCCACAACCCAAAGCTGGGTGAGACCAGAGAGGAATAA
- the LOC124015123 gene encoding RUN domain-containing protein 3A-like, giving the protein MQGYLEELVRLRESQLKNVETENKKLSVRLEELRVQSLQEKKELESIVLELQAQLTALIPCDSSHLTKDLSIPLVNQWPSIRGYNNQGDVKLFRRRSFHSLEQLSADVSLNSDSQKTDGQQNGDTGKDYTPSMLGLCGSLASLPSCKSMSSLKSSECLVNISMEPSPALSPS; this is encoded by the exons ATGCAGGGCTACCTGGAGGAGCTGGTGCGTCTGCGGGAGTCCCAGCTGAAGAACGTGGAGACGGAGAACAAGAAGCTGAGTGTCAGGCTGGAGGAGCTCAGAGTCCAGAGCCTGCAGGAGAAGAAGGAGCTGGAGTCCATCGTACTGGAGCTGCAGGCACAACT CACTGCCCTCATCCCCTGTGATTCCTCCCACCTGACTAAGGATCTGTCCATCCCTCTGGTCAACCAGTGGCCCTCCATACGAGGCTACAACAACCAGGGGGACGTCAAGCTCTTCCGCAG GAGAAGCTTCCACAGTTTGGAGCAGCTCTCAGCTGACGTCAGTCTGAACTCTGATTCCCAGAAGACCGATGGGCAACAGAACGGAGATACAG GAAAAGACTACACCCCTTCTATGCTGGGTCTCTGTGgctctctggcctctctccccagctgcaaGTCCATGTCCAGCCTCAAGTCCAGTGAGTGTCTGGTCAACATCAGCATGGAACCCAGCCCTGCACTCTCCCCCAGCTAG
- the LOC124015122 gene encoding protein FAM117A-like, whose translation MSFRSEAARGGTPCLQPLRATVPFQLHNKAQPRCKDSKTGDRSKSRPPKPTIRRTLSLDTIVGPYLQGRWPKEAESQGVTCVNDKATQTPSSWAEETRGRRSVGGHKRSASWGSAEHLRDVVKLKHQLQKRSRHAPPSGGYERPHTPTWRPCARRYTDRAPEQVGPSAATQCGRSEPGAGGGLCVRDT comes from the exons ATGTCGTTCAGAAGTGAAGCGGCTCGTGGGGGCACCCCTTGTTTACAACCACTTCGAGCCACTGTCCCATTCCAGCTTCACAACAAAGCACAACCGCGCTGCAAAGATTCCAAGACTG GCGACAGGAGCAAGTCTCGCCCCCCAAAGCCGACCATTCGTCGCACCCTGTCTCTGGATACAATTGTTGGACCATATCTGCAGGGCCGGTGGCCCAAGGAGGCAGAGAGCCAAGGAGTCACCTGTGTCAATGACAAGGCCACACAG ACTCCCAGCTCCTGGGCAGAGGAGACTCGGGGAAGAAGAAGTGTTGGTGGACACAAACGCTCAGCATCATGGGGCAGCGCTGAACACTTGAGGGAT GTGGTTAAGCTCAAGCACCAGCTGCAGAAGCGCTCCCGACATGCCCCTCCCTCTGGGGGATATGAGCGTCCCCACACCCCTACCTGGAGGCCATGTGCCAGGCGCTACACAG acagggCCCCTGAGCAGGTTGGCCCCTCGGCTGCGACGCAGTGTGGAAGGTCTGAACCTGGAGCTGGAGGGGGTCTTTGTGTCAGAGACACCTGA